One window of Vanessa atalanta chromosome 9, ilVanAtal1.2, whole genome shotgun sequence genomic DNA carries:
- the LOC125066127 gene encoding retinoid-inducible serine carboxypeptidase-like → MFYWLFHTTANVTNHTERPLIVWLQGGPGGSSTGIGNFEILGPLDLSLQERNYTWVKNFNVLFIDNPVGTGFSYVDDLKYLTRTNDEIALDFVELMRGFYRANPEFEGVPLYIYGQSYGGKMAIDMGIRMREAELAGSIRSNLRGIAMGNAWISPVDATLTWGPLLLAAGLVDQAGYDDIQRNAMEAKRLFDEKQYYESTSQWAATQQAVFRRTTNVDFYNILTKTWTSRPDTFQNDYEFARDMMIRDGHYTSPRNQEWNLNELMNTKVKEWLKIDRNITWGSLSNVVFNYLREDFMKPVTDGVEKLLNETDIIITKYNGNLDLICDTPGQMLWVDRLKWPGADGYKNAPRLPIWENNRLEGYYKSYGKFRFFWINMAGHSVPRDNPEGSNAFLRDMTSFG, encoded by the exons ATGTTTTATTGGCTTTTCCATACAACTGCAAATGTAACAAATCACACAGAAAGACCACTCATTGTGTGGCTACAAGGTGGTCCTGGGGGTTCTTCTACTGGAATTGGAAATTTCGAAATACTTGGACCTCTTGATCTATCGCTTCAAGAAAGAAATTATACTTGG GTTAAGAATTTCAATGTTCTTTTTATTGACAATCCCGTAGGTACGGGATTCAGTTACGTCGACgatttgaaatatttgacaAGGACTAATGATGAGATAG CTTTGGACTTTGTTGAACTGATGCGAGGGTTCTATCGAGCTAATCCTGAATTTGAAGGAGTTCCACTTTACATTTACGGACAATCGTACGGAGGGAAAATGGCAATTGACATGGGTATCCGAATGCGTGAG GCGGAATTAGCCGGTTCAATTAGATCAAATTTGCGAGGTATCGCTATGGGTAACGCATGGATCTCACCAGTCGATGCCACACTAACTTGGGGACCTCTGCTCCTCGCAGCTGGCCTCGTTGACCAAGCAGGATACGATGACATACAAAGAAATGCTATGGAAGCCAAACGACTTTTTGATGAAAAACAATACTACGAATCCACGTCGCAATGGGCAGCAACCCAGCAAGCCGTGTTTAGGAGAACGAcaaatgttgatttttataatatactgacTAAAACGTGGACTTCTCGGCCGGATACTTTTCAAAATGATTAcg AATTTGCAAGAGACATGATGATTCGTGACGGACACTACACGTCGCCTCGTAATCAAGAGTGGAACCTTAACGAGCTAATGAATACAAAAGTTAAAGAGTGGTTGAAGATTGACAGAAATATTACATGGGGCTCCCTTTCAAATGTGGTGTTCAATTACTTAAGAGAAGACTTTATGAAGCCGGTTACTGACGGCG TCGAAAAACTCCTTAACGAAACAGATATTATTATCACTAAATACAACGGTAATCTTGACTTAATCTGTGATACTCCtg GACAAATGTTATGGGTTGATCGTCTTAAGTGGCCGGGAGCTGACGGATATAAAAACGCACCTCGGCTGCCGATCTGGGAGAACAATCGGCTTGAAGGCTACTACAAGTCCTACGGcaaatttagatttttctgGATAAATATGGCTGGACACAGC GTTCCACGAGACAACCCAGAAGGAAGCAATGCCTTTCTTCGTGACATGACGTCATTCGGttga